gaacaagggagaaaaaaaatacgtGGAAAAAAAGGTCCAAACTCCAGAATGTGCCAcaacttttttaaacatcttaCAATGTCCAAGTCAAAGTCTGCCAAGTCCGAGTCGGCGTCCAGAGATTCCTCCAGCAGATCCCCCAGAACTGAACTCGGGATGgcgcagagcagcagcagcgtccaCAGCAGCATCTCGCGGGTCCTGCTCCTTTTAAAACTCACAATACAAATAAAGGGCAACGGGACATTGTGTCTCCGAGTCTCCGTCTGTGTCCggagcagaaacagaagagtgagaggagaggagaggagaactgCGCCCACCCACCGGAGGAGAGAGATGCGGACCGACTCTCTGATGAGGtcgtttgtgctgctgctgctgcatgctgCCTTCAGGGGGCGTCGGATTTCCCACCTCACAATGACGAGTAAAGCCCAGGTCATAGGTCAGAAAACATTGGCATGTGCGTGTgaggagcaaagagaagaaagaagcagcCAAGAGTTCACTTTaaagatgatgaatgaaaaaaacttcaCTTGCTCTATTGtataaagaaaaagttaaattatGATTTGCCTCCAAACGATTTCGAGGAGTGAAGAAAGCTGCAATCATTTTGTCAccaagtgagagaaaaagaaaatatccaaCTTTGTTCCTCGTTATCACCACTAGGCGGCGTGCTGtcaatttaacattaaaaatcaaGCAGAAGGAAAACATGCACACGTCATAGTTTATTAAACAATATTTAGCAACCATTAATTTCTGGTTTTAACACAGtctctgaaaacacaacttataCTGCAGATGAGTATAGTGGATGCAACGCAGCTGCTGGAGTTTACGAGaagcacctgaaggcagcattCAACTCTCCATGATAAAGCATCATGAGCTGCCATCAGCTTCCTCCAATCTGACCACTGTTTCACAAGAAGCAGTATGAATTATGAAAGACATAACCTTATAAAcaagggaaataaataaatgaaacggAATGAATagtaataaatacaaatcttttcaacaaggaaaaaaaggcaattaaaTACTCGAGTACTCAGttatacatttgttttcctttattcatattttgcattttgcaaaaaaaaacatggtgaagGCCTCAGTTATTAGGTTTACTCTGGCGCCACCCTGTGTCCAGAATAAAACTACGTGTTTCTAATTATTAAATTGGATGTCATGAAAAATTTGACACagagatagttttttttataaaagtgtattattattctATATCAGAGACCCATCACAATATTTGCTTCCAACTTTGcagcatgattaaaaaaaacaaaaaacaattgcacttaattacaaatagcacttgaagcagtttttttttgcctatttgatgaatgtttatgtagtTATTAATTCTTGCGCTTTGAGTaacatcttcatggttgaatgcacttattgtaatttggacaaaagcgtctgctgaatgaatgtactgtaatgacattgtgtgtgttttgttttttaaattaatatcaGAGCATCAGACCTCTGATCAATCTGTCTGACGTGATACCTCCTGGTTAatctgtggaggagagtcagATGTGTCCTGTATTTACCCTGCCCACAGAGCAGGTCCAAGTTTCAAAGTGTCCTGCTCGTCCCTCCGgctcttcacacacaaacacaagccaaTATTGACCGGGCGGCCGGGAGTCGACCAGTTCACTGGATGTTAAACCTTCAGCTTTTTCCAGCTCGCCCCGTGTTCCCACAAGGCTCCCTGCACAAGGAGCGACCGTCTTGAcccagagctgtgtgtgtgtgtgtgtgtgagtgtgtgtgagtgtgtgtgtgttgccttttTGTaaactgagtgagtgtgtgtgtgagggtatgtgtgtttgagccCACAGGCCTGGAAACATGAGGcgtccgctgctgctgctgctcccggggctcctgctgctccaccaggGCCGCTGCTTTGAGTTCGTGATCGATGGAGAGTGGGAAGAGAAGACGGTGAGCTGGAGAAAAactttaataatattattattatgtgtgtaAAGATTAAGGTTGTTTAAAATCACTAACAAGAAGCCAGTAAATACTTTCATTAGATTATTTCTGTACGGGTGAATATGAATTAAGACAAAAGTAAATTTCAAATAggaaagttttattttctcttctggtTTGCTCTTGcatgaattgcaaaaaaaaaatgattgtattgtttaacttttttttcataaaactatGAAGTGTAgcaggaaaaatacaaaatatgctTGATTGTTAAATCTGATTTAAATCATTGGCTCACAATATTTCTTCCTTAAGTGTGTattagtttttaaaacatttaataaaaagggCTGACAACTTATTTTTCATGATAcacctttaatttgaaaagcttatttattctatttttaacCTTAGTGCTTTCAATCACTCAGTAAATGCCAGTATCATCTCCCTGTATTGTTtgcccaaaaaaaatcatcttcaaTTTTCCAGTTTGAATATTGTGTCATCACAactatttcttaaaaaaagataaattctATCTAAAAGCCTTTCTCTGAAATTCACCTTTGTCATCCTGGAGCCTGACGTTTCATCATCACGAGTCAATATGTTTCGATCTCTGCAGTTTGTGCTTTGTTAAGTACACAACATGTAACAGGCAACAATAGTCCCTGAATTTCAACAAATCTGTTCATAACTGGTACAAAACTTTACCTCTTGTAGAAATATGTTGGTTTTTGAAATGGAATCAATTGTTGCcctggaaatatatatttcaaaatagcTTTTGTAAAAAAGGGACACAGTTTTAAAATCTCTAATGCAAATTACATGAAAGCTCCTGAACTGTTGCATAAACGTACAAATCTGGGTCAaatttgtttgattattaaATCAGATTATCatcattcatacaaaaaaaccTGCTTGTGTAAATGTAAACGTCTAGactactattttttatttcacagaagtCGTCATTCGAAAGACAAGAAACCATTTCTTGAATTGCCTCTTTGAACTTCTTCTGCAGCTCCAGAATTAATTCAGAATTCTTTCTTCCTTCCACCAGTCACATCTCCAGGATCACCGGGAGAGACACAAGGTGAGCTCCTCTGCAGATCCGGCGTCTTCTCCAATTTTAATAACGCAAATAATTAGTGATTCATAATCTCCCCAGGGAGCAGACTGGGACAGTGGGATGCTGAtgacttctgtgtgtgtgtttcagagagcgATATTGACCAGCGAGGAGCAGGAAGACTTTGAAGTAGGactctgactgtgacagagTTGAACCTTATCTAGGAATCaatgtgctgctgtttggaGAGATGCACGTGGCTGAAGGGTTATTGACTTTGTTCGCCCACTCATCCTGCTCCGATTCACCCTTTttatgtctttctctcttcaccTGTAAGGAGTCAAATCAGTGGCACAAGTCGCGTGAAGTCGACTGCGTTATTTTGCCTAATTTCCTTTTCTGAATTTAATTTACCATTTCAAACTGTGACCAAGTGCTAATACTTTAACTTTGACTCCCCGCAAAGAGAGAGGCTTTAAATATATTAGGTCAAATCACAAAGACCAGTTCCAAGAGGGTCAAGACCGACTCAAGGCCGAGACTAGAATGAACTGTGACTGAGAATATATGAAAATTTGTGTTAATTCCTATcaacgaaaaaaaaataacacaaaaaaagatcaagcatttttttaaaaataacctgTAAAACTGTGTTATTTCTGAACTTTGGCTTTTGTATTGGACAATGTaacaaactatatatatatataaagtgctAATTAGTTGGCTAactatcaatctatcaatcaatttttagcatcaaataacttatTAAAACCAAACCGATAAGAAACATGAAGACTTGAACACACGTCAGCGTGATACCAACGAGCTAAAATGACATAAATcctctttggggaaaaaaatatttatcgTTTACTTTGACTTTTGTAGTCTGGGACCATGGAAGAGGTGGTGGTTTATGATCTATACTGCAGtccgccaccagggggcggcACAGAGGATAGATACTGAATATTTCTGCCGTTTCAAAAGATCGGTTGTTTGTGGTACCCGACAGGAAATCGTTGGGCACCACTCAAGACTTTTCTTGGAAATGTTAAGATAGGTGAAAAAAGTAACCCATTGTTGTCCAAGACTATAAGACAAGTCCCAAGTCATAAAAGGCAAGAGGAATACACCAAGACGTAAGAGAGGTCCAGGTTAGAGATGTGAAGGAGAACTCATGAACGTCCCCTCCGTCCTCGTTCCTTCCGCCCCCAGGCCATCCGTGGAGATGACATCACCGTCAAGAGCTACCGGGTGGAGAGCCGCATCACGTCGCGCTTCGCCCACACCACCGTCCGGAGCTCGGTGGTCAACTCGGCCTCCGCGGCCCAGAGCATCGGCTTCAACGTCCAGATCCCCAAGCGGGCCTTCATCACCAACTTCACCATGTGAGCCCAGGTCCGACAACAAGCACGGTGCAACAGAAATTGTACAACTCTAAgttttccctctgctgcaggaACGTGAACGGGATAACGTTCATTGGCTCGGTGAAGGAGAAGACGGTCGCCAGGAACCTGTACGCTCAGGCCAGAGCCAGGGGCAAGGCGGCGGGCATCGTCAGGTGCCGGACCACGCCTCCTCCGGGATTTACACCAAACCCTCCGTGGATCTCAAAGGCTTCACGTATTTCTTTGCTTTCCAGGGCTAACTCCCAGGACATGGAGACCTTCAAGACAGAGGTCCACGTCCCCCCCGGCAGCCACATCGAGTTCGAGCTGCACTACCAGGAGATGATGTACAGGAGGCTGGGTTTCTACGAGCACACGCTGTACCTGCAGCCCGGGAGGCTGGTGCCGCAGTTCCAGGTCAGAATATGCCGACGGCGACGTATATGTCTTTGTTTCTTCACGTCCCCTGTTTGTCCCTGCAGTCGTCCCTGACCCATGTTCCTTCTTTTTCAAGGTGGATGTGTACATCTATGAGCCAAAGGGAATTTCCTCGGTGCTGACACCAAACGCCCTGGGGGAGCAGTTCACAGGGCTCTTCAAAGTCACGTCGACCAAAGACAAGGTAACACGGGGATCCAGTTCCTGCGGCGAAGCTGCTCCGTTCGGTAAAGTTGTTTATCCTGAAAATTTGAATCTTGAGAAATCTGGATCTCAAATGCTGCAAAAGTCAAGAATGAAAtctccacacacaaaataaaaagtatactTTTGCATTGCCCCCTAAAGGTGGAATACAAAATGACTTCTGTCAAATATCAGTGAAATCTGTTCGGTAGCTTTTTTTGAGATATTATAGAAATTAGCAAATATATTAATTTCCATCTTCATCTTCGTCCCCCGCAGGCTCATATCGTCTTCAAGCccaacctgcagcagcagaggaggtgCGACAACTGCAGCGGCAGCGCCATCGACGGCGTGTTCACCGTCAAGTACGACGTGACCCGGGACAGCAACGCAGGGGAACTGCAGGTATCACGTACTTAGAACACCCATGACTGCGTATGAAGCCTCATTATTTCTGCTGTCGCCGTCACCCAAGCGTCCACTCGCCTCCCGCAGGTGTCCGACGGCCATTTTGTCCAATTCTTCGCTCCGTCCAACCTCTCGCCGCTTCCCAAAAACATTGTGTTCGTCATCGACGTCAGCGGCTCCATGTGGGGGGTCAAGATGAAGCAAGTGGGTTTGACCCTTCcgaccaggaaaaaaacaaaacactgccaCCATGTGGTCACTCTACAGAATGCATTCAATTCcaaactcctcctcccccagacgGTGGAGGCCATGCAGGCGATCTTGGACGACCTGACGATGGACGACCACTTCAGCATCGTCGACTTCAACCACAACGTGCGCTGCTGGAGCGAGGAGCTGGTCCACGGCTCGTCCATCCAGGTCGCCGACGCCAAGGCGTACATCAAGAACATCAAACCCAACGGCGGTGAGCGAGGCATCACGGGAGAACGCAAAAGCAgaagttttttttggtttggcgCCGATATTTCTCTGAACCCTTTGACCCCCATGCAGGCACCAACATCAACGAGGCGCTGATGAGAGCGGTCCAGATATTGGTGAGGGCGTCCAATCAGAGGGTGATCGACCCTCGCTCCGTCTCCATGATCATCCTGGTGTCCGACGGAGACCCCACCGTGGGTAAGACTGGCCGGGCGCTTTTTAAAAAGATCGTGCGACTCATCCGTCcgtaaaaaaaaggtttttaccGAGTGGTCTTTTCTGCAGGGGAGATCAAGCTCAGCGCCATCCAGAAGAACGTGAAGCGGGTGATGAGGCAGGAGTTCTCCCTCTTCTCGCTGGGCATCGGCTTCGACGTGGACTACGACTTCCTGGAGCGCATCGCCATGGAGAACAGGGGCATGGCGCAGAGGATCTACGCCAACCACGACGCCGCCGAGCAGCTGCGGGTACGACGGCGCCACGGGGGACAGCGGCAGCCTTTTCCTCTTCAGTTTTTATATCAATTcggaatataaaaaatatattaaaaaaagagtgaattTTAAGTATTCAGGTTTGAATTTCCATGGATTTTTTggagtttcttttttgtccGATGTACAGTAGGAACTTTACCACAGATCTGGATTTACTTGGCAtcgcctcctcttccctcctcttccccctgcaGATGTTCTACAGCCAGGTGTCGTCCCCGCTGCTGAGGACCATCAGCATCCAGTTCCCCGAGGACTCGGTGTCCGACGTCACCCGCAACCAGTTCGACAAGTACTTCAGCGGCTCGGAGCTGGTGGTGGCCGGGAAGGTGCTGCCGTCCGAAAGCGGCACGCTGACCAGCTTCACCACTGCGTCCGCTGTGAGTATATATCACACACTACCAACACACCTAGACCTGGTGCGACCGGCGTCGTCTCATCCCGTCTCATCCCGTCTCATCCCGTCTCATCCCGCAGGCCCGTCTGGACATCACCCTGGAGACGGAGGCCGACATCGCAGAGCTGGACATGGAGTTGGCCAAGCAGCAGCACTCGTTCACGGGCTTCGCCCGGCAGCTGTGGGCCTACATCACCGTCAAGCAGCTGATCGCTGACAGGTGACATGAGTGACGAGTTATTACATATCTAAGTACAAGAAGCACGTGGAGACACGGCGGGGTCGATGAGAAGCCGATGAATTTGTGGCGTTGTCAGTATTCAGCGGTTGGACTGTGTGGCTCCCCTGCAGGTCCCTGGCCCCGACCGCcgccaagaagaggaagatcaCGCAGCAGATCATGTCGCTGGCCGTGGAGCATCAGTTCGTCACGCCGCTCACCGCGCTGCTGGTGGAGAGCGAGGACGCCAAGGAGAGGCTGCTGGCCGACTCCCCGAGGGACCCCAAGCACGGCTGCTGCTCAGGTGCCCGACCAAAACGCCGGTGTGATAATGTCACACGCAGAAAAGTTTCACAAAACCAAAAGAGGGCAACAAAGCTTAACAGACAAATCACAATGTGCTCTGTTGTTCTATCTATCCCACACGCGTGCGCAGGAATTGGAGGCGGCTCACCGCCCAATGGTCACACTCCGGTGCCGGTCGTCTACCAGCCACCGCCCTGGGTCCAGATGACCACCCCGGCCCCCCCGAGTCAGGTGGAGAAGGGCCCAGAGGAGTGGACCCTGCCTCCTACGGTCAACttaggtaacacacacacaacgaacacacacacagattatcaCACACTCCTGCCGAAAAAATCTCCGTGACGAGCTCCGTGTTTTTCTCGCCCCCAGTGGACAACGACCCTCACTTCATCGTCCACCTGCCCGGCAGCAACACGGACGTCTGCTTCAACATCGACTCCAAACCCGGTCACATCCTCAACCTGGTGTCGGACACCGGAGCAGGTACGGAGACGGGGGCTCCGATAAAAGTTCACGAGaatcagatttatttaaaaaaaacaaatgtttgtcaaCACAGGTCCTGTGATGCTGGAATTTGGAGGGAAACCTGCATGGTTACTATGACTTGTCGTCGGGGTTGGGTAGTAActgattacatgtaatctggattacgtaatcacattacaaaaaaataagtacattttagaccagattacatttgaaaaaaatgtttaattaggTTATAGTGACATTGTCATGGTCTCAATACATTTAGACGTCCttaaaatatgtcaatttaaaaatcacaattaaaattatatatatatataacattactcaacaatatattactgtgtacattatgttttattttattcttctaagatttatagataatgataatgattttgtttgttttgtagatGTTGAATATGtgctaaatgcattttatttggctttaaaaatgtttttttatatttaaaacaagTTTTATAGATTTATTCGTGGAACTCAAAAATTTTGCGGTTGCGTCCATTTTTTCCGGGTATAAGGTGCAAATATtatcaatgtttgattttgaagtgttcaaaaaaagtattcagattagatttacATCATTTTTGTAATGCCACGCAATCTGTAATCTGACCCGACCCTGCTCGTCACGACAGATGTATAAATAATGTGTCACTCTCGCTGCAACTTCACAGTTTGTACATATACTTTCTCTTTTCACTTGTTACCCATAAACGCTCTATaaggtgtgttttgtttttcccggCTCCTCCCGCCCTCGTCCCGTTGCAGGCGTGGTGGTGAACGGTCAGTTAATCCGCTCCAAGCAGGTGCACAAAGGCCACGTCAGAACCTACTTCGGCACCATCTCCGTCTACCACCAGCCCGACGGCGTCAGCGTGACGGTGGGCACCGACGGCATCGCCGTGGCCGACGGCAGGAGCAACCACAACTTCACCTGGGGGGCCACGGCCGAGATCTCACAGGACGGGTAACGACGACGACCGTCGCGCCTTGGGTCTGACCTCGCTGtgtcatcatttcattttcattatcaccTGGCGTTGCCTGTGTCTCTTGCCTTCCTCAGGGTGAGGATTTCCATCGTGAAGGACGCTCACGTCACCGTCACGCTGAACGACAGCGTGCGGGTGATGGTGCTGCTGCACCGCGTGTGGAAGAAGAATCCCGCCAACGTCGACTTCCTCGGCCTCTACATTCCCAACGACAACCGGTACTCGCCTCTGGTGCACGGCCTCATAGGTACGATTCTCTAAAATGTGATGTGACTGTACAAGATCAGCAAGTCAGAGCACGAAGTTTTAAACAGTGGGGAAAATACGGACTGAGTCATGCAGAGGCATTTGGAGAATGATGCTGAAGCCTGATATGAGCAAATGTCAAATAACAGAactgcaaacaaaacacaagttcAGAACTaattgtataataataaaaaaatattccagtaGGAATTGAATAGTAAAACTAGAAGTCTAACGTTTtcataatatttaaattatGCATATTGAACAAATACAGACCCTATAATTAAACTTCACGAAAGAGTTATTTGCAGGTTACAGTGAATTTACTATTCAGAGTCCTGCAAACTTTTGGGAATATTTTATGagcaaaaataaagttattcTTTAAAATTAAGACAAGGAAATTATGATTGAAGAGAGttgataaccctaaccctaatgaCGGGATGTTTTTACCTCGTGCGACGTCACAGGGCAGTTTTCCCGAGAGCCTGACGTGAGCGTGTACGACGTCCGCGAAGGCGTCGACCCCCTGAAGAAGGAGGCGACCATGGAGGTGAAGGGCAACAGGCTGCTCGTCACCAGGTACAGTGACTCGCCAGacttctgaacacacacaccgatctTATTACATGaactctgatgtgtgtgtgtgtgtgtgtgtgtgtaggggctGGCAGAAGGACTACCGGCGCGACAAGAAGCGCGGCTCCAACGTTTACTGCTGGTTCGTTCACAACAGCGGGAAGGGCTTCATCGACGGCCACTACACCGACTACATCGTCCCAGACCTCAACAGCTTCCTTCAGACGCTCTGAGCAGACAGCGAGATGCGTTCAAGAAccctgtgcaaaaacaaaaaaatattccccaCTGCTTTCACATTTGTGactacttttaatttttttttgtctttttgcctCAAGATTAATTTAAACTACAGACCTTTCTTCACAGATTAAGAATCATCAGACCAGACGTCACTTTACGTTGAATTTATTTGGACAAAATTTACATCTGTGATGTTAAGAACAACTTGAATATTAAtccagaataaaaaaacaaaacaaattaaactcattgcttttgatttttttctgtgacatcTCACTGGAAATGCAATGTGGgtttaggcctgtcacgataatcgGCACAAAACGTGAACACAAACTCAATTATATATCCTCAATATTTCTCTGAGCAGCGAACCAATCGTGTGTGAGAAGACGAGCGGTGTCTCACAATCACATGATTCAGTAGCAAAACGTGATCTtaaaaatgacgataatatcgCGATTATTTCTTGAAAAATATAttgtccaacaaaaaaaagttatcgtgacaggccttaAAAGTTGGATGCGTCTATgtacaggggggggggagtcatgGGGGAAGTAACTCTGACACAGTAGAGTCCCTCGGCCCACCGGCTGCTGCCGCCTCCGCCGGGTTCAGGCCAGTTTGGAGAAATCCTCGTATGCGACCTCCACTTGTTTCCCTTTCTGAGAACCCTGAGGAAAGAGGAGGCACAGAGCTTTAGTGACGGCCGAACACAGAAACTGGAcacgacaaaataaaaattaaaatgctaCAGAGTGAAAACtatgaaacaaaattaaaattaaaatgcaacagAGTGAAAACTATGAAAcaacagatgtacagtacagtggatGATATTCTGTGGAAATACTCACCGAGTCGAGAAGGAGCGTGGCGCAGAACTTCTTTTCGTCGATCCCCTCGAGCACAGCCTCGGTGTCCCTGAACGCACCGTTCAGGATCAGAACCCGTTTACCTGCAGACGGTTCGAAGACgggacgacaacaacaacgacacgTTGATGAGTTTTATCAACACTATATTTGAGGTAATCTGTTGAAacgttaaaaaataaataaacatgggTCACCTGGTGCAGGTATCACCGTCTCCACGTGATTCTGGTCCAGTTTCAGTTTGTCGCCGGAGTCGACCAACTTCACCACCGCGGCATATTTGTCTCGCACTTCCTGCAGCGAAAAAAAAGGAGTAGTATAGTGAGAAGTAATTTATtacaagagctcaatatattgaTTCGATTTCTGGGTCGTTACACaaatcaacaagtggtcagtgcatggtgtcccatAAAAAAACCTTGCATCGTTACCATGATGACAGCCTTCTTCTTGTGGTACTTCTCTCCCAGTCTCTTGGTGACGACCTTGACCACGATGTTGGTCTGCAGCCAGTTATCCGTTCGGACCgacggcttcttcttcttcttctcttccatctggaatttaaaaaaatctctaatCAGAACCATCAATAACCAACAGTCAcagtagacaaaacaaaaaaagtcttcttTACCTCCATGATCTCTTCCAGAGcggatttcttcttcttcctttcctctctggaGTCTGAGGTGGCGTCTTTCCTCTTGGTCGATGACGACGCTGCCGTTTTCAGAGCACTGGCGCTGAAGGCAGTGCTGCAGGGACgcaacaaaatatttcacttaTATTCACTTGTGCAGAATAATTAACATATTGATATTCATAATTCACTTCTGTACCTTGATTTGGAAGGACCAGCTACAGAGGAAGAGGCTCCCAGGTTGAACGcaactgaagaagaaaacacgaGTGAGGGGTGAGTggaaagaaatataatattttaaattgaattttgataacaacatcattcacatttgacttttaaaGTTTAGAAACATCTGAGGTCGATTTCATAAAAGTATTTCTTTCCAGAATCCTGATAATCTAGCTCTGTATTTGGCTACCTGAACAAAATAAGGACGAAACTTAATCTTTAACCAAAAATGATATCTTAACAGTTCATAAACATCACGTTTCAAgggattaaatgaaataaatccaaacctttctcttcttcactctcACGTTTCAGCTCCGTAAAAACCGGAGTTTCCTACAGAATCAAacacagcaaaaagaagaatatttaaaattttaaaaagatcaaGTCTTGGTTTAATGTGAATGAATCGTGTATGAGGTCTCGACCCCCCCACTGCTGGTTTCCCTCACCTCCGTGTCCTTGCAGTCGCGGCCCCTGCGGACCTGCTCCTCGATGAACTTGGCGCTCCGCTCTTCGTCGTCCagctcctgcttcttcttcctcgcctgctcctcctgccgGCGGATGGTCTCCGGGTCGCGGTCGACGTACTGCACGTACCAGCCTTTGGGGGTCTCGTCAACTTTACACAGGCCTGGGGGAAGAAACGGACTATAAAATATACATCATCATATCAATCAACTGTAGTTTGTGTCCTGGTTGTTAAGAGAGGGATGTCACCAGTTTACCTTCTCTGCCCAGCCACTTAGTGAAGTCGGTGAGCGTCTCCCACTGTGTGGAGTTCATGTGCACGTGCTCCCGGTGACTGATGTACTCATTGTACACGATGTTGTTGTGCACTCGCTTGGTCCCTGCgggtggagaaggaggagaaaccGCTCAGTGTCtgactctctgctgctgctgctttgtcaCTTCTTCATGGCACAAACATCTGGATGAActgtgtgaacatctgtgtgGCTGTGGACATCTGGGTGGACTGTGTGAACATCTGGATGAACTGTGTTGTGAACGTCTGGATGAACTGTGTGAACATCTGCATGAACTGTGTGAACATCTGCATGAACTGTGTGATGGATGAACTGTGGGAACATCTGTGTGACTGTGGACATCTGGGTGGACTCTGTGAACATCTGGATGAGCTGTGTGAACATCTGGATGAACTATGTGAACATCTGCATGAACTGTGTGAACATCTGCATGAACTGTGTGATGGATGAACTGTGTGATGGATGAACTGTGGGAACATCTGTGTGACTGTGGACATCTGGGTGGACTGTGTGAACATCTGCATGAGCTGTGTGAACATCTGGATGAGCTGTGTCTCTGTGGACTCACCAAATCGTCTCCGGAGCAGCTCCAGGAAGTCGCTCTTGAACTCACTGTAAACagatggtggtggggggagaaaacaaatatggatgaatatgttgttttcattttcattaaaagtgCCGCTGATGTTCAAACGGCGAGATGACTCACTCTGAGAAGTAATCCATGAACTTGTTTGGATCCTCTGaggccagcagcagctgccgctGGTGCGACTCGGACATGCAGTGACATTTAAAGCCGTTCTGTGAGCGAACACACGAACATAAAAACTCAAGTTTGAAACGATaatcataaacaacaacaacaacaacaacacgttcTACAAACTAGCATCTCACCTCGTCTCTGCATTGTTTCTGACACATCTGACAGTACCACCTCAACTTCTGGAGACCTTTGGATTTTATCCGGTTGGCTATCGCCTTCGGGGACAGGAAATCTGCTTTCCCCATCCCGACGAGCGACAACACACATACA
This region of Scophthalmus maximus strain ysfricsl-2021 chromosome 12, ASM2237912v1, whole genome shotgun sequence genomic DNA includes:
- the itih2 gene encoding inter-alpha-trypsin inhibitor heavy chain H2; translated protein: MRRPLLLLLPGLLLLHQGRCFEFVIDGEWEEKTSHLQDHRERHKRAILTSEEQEDFEAIRGDDITVKSYRVESRITSRFAHTTVRSSVVNSASAAQSIGFNVQIPKRAFITNFTMNVNGITFIGSVKEKTVARNLYAQARARGKAAGIVRANSQDMETFKTEVHVPPGSHIEFELHYQEMMYRRLGFYEHTLYLQPGRLVPQFQVDVYIYEPKGISSVLTPNALGEQFTGLFKVTSTKDKAHIVFKPNLQQQRRCDNCSGSAIDGVFTVKYDVTRDSNAGELQVSDGHFVQFFAPSNLSPLPKNIVFVIDVSGSMWGVKMKQTVEAMQAILDDLTMDDHFSIVDFNHNVRCWSEELVHGSSIQVADAKAYIKNIKPNGGTNINEALMRAVQILVRASNQRVIDPRSVSMIILVSDGDPTVGEIKLSAIQKNVKRVMRQEFSLFSLGIGFDVDYDFLERIAMENRGMAQRIYANHDAAEQLRMFYSQVSSPLLRTISIQFPEDSVSDVTRNQFDKYFSGSELVVAGKVLPSESGTLTSFTTASAARLDITLETEADIAELDMELAKQQHSFTGFARQLWAYITVKQLIADRSLAPTAAKKRKITQQIMSLAVEHQFVTPLTALLVESEDAKERLLADSPRDPKHGCCSGIGGGSPPNGHTPVPVVYQPPPWVQMTTPAPPSQVEKGPEEWTLPPTVNLVDNDPHFIVHLPGSNTDVCFNIDSKPGHILNLVSDTGAGVVVNGQLIRSKQVHKGHVRTYFGTISVYHQPDGVSVTVGTDGIAVADGRSNHNFTWGATAEISQDGVRISIVKDAHVTVTLNDSVRVMVLLHRVWKKNPANVDFLGLYIPNDNRYSPLVHGLIGQFSREPDVSVYDVREGVDPLKKEATMEVKGNRLLVTRGWQKDYRRDKKRGSNVYCWFVHNSGKGFIDGHYTDYIVPDLNSFLQTL
- the kin gene encoding DNA/RNA-binding protein KIN17, with the translated sequence MGKADFLSPKAIANRIKSKGLQKLRWYCQMCQKQCRDENGFKCHCMSESHQRQLLLASEDPNKFMDYFSDEFKSDFLELLRRRFGTKRVHNNIVYNEYISHREHVHMNSTQWETLTDFTKWLGREGLCKVDETPKGWYVQYVDRDPETIRRQEEQARKKKQELDDEERSAKFIEEQVRRGRDCKDTEETPVFTELKRESEEEKVAFNLGASSSVAGPSKSSTAFSASALKTAASSSTKRKDATSDSREERKKKKSALEEIMEMEEKKKKKPSVRTDNWLQTNIVVKVVTKRLGEKYHKKKAVIMEVRDKYAAVVKLVDSGDKLKLDQNHVETVIPAPGKRVLILNGAFRDTEAVLEGIDEKKFCATLLLDSGSQKGKQVEVAYEDFSKLA